In Ptychodera flava strain L36383 chromosome 21, AS_Pfla_20210202, whole genome shotgun sequence, a genomic segment contains:
- the LOC139121319 gene encoding glycine receptor subunit alpha-3-like gives MDGQRRVGLVVQAQAIFSILLSLTAIQNTESGKLSELEEDTIQLFADLLDGYDKRIRPNYGSDEPCVDTVQLYMASFDDIAESDMSYSFTIYLRQAWDDPRLTYDESRELPPSSFLVDKIWVPDLMFGNERKAVSHDVTTDNKVVQITPNGSVWYSVRISLTLHCDMDFHKFPMDQQKCGLEVESFQYTIKDLVFQWVENEPAEFNKAHLKLPQYSLRDTTIENCTKQLSTGWFTCIGITFRLDRELGYYLLQTYIPSILLIILSWVSFWIDIKASPARVALGITSVLTMITTLNGVREDLPHVSYIKAIDVWFAMCLIFVVGSLIEYAIVHYLSTNKLRLWRHRSPSKVEKAEKYTGECCVSMSIVDQSRSVPASRSEANGEGVISNGGNPEAISSISGSAAEEGRIWIRGNCSRKPEAIYDTGKKVDNVCRVAFPCAFVLFNLGYWTYYKLV, from the exons ATGGACGGACAACGCAGAGTTGGCCTGGTTGTTCAGGCGCAAGCCATATTCTCGATATTATTGAGCTTGACAGCGATTCAGAACACGGAATCTGGAAAATTAAG TGAATTGGAGGAGGATACAATCCAGCTCTTCGCTGACCTGTTAGACGGCTATGATAAAAGGATACGTCCAAACTATGGAA GTGACGAACCCTGCGTTGATACTGTGCAGCTGTACATGGCGAGTTTTGATGATATTGCCGAGTCTGATATG AGTTACAGCTTCACCATCTACCTCAGGCAAGCTTGGGATGACCCACGACTCACTTACGACGAATCCCGTGAGCTGCCGCCAAGCAGCTTCCTGGTCGACAAAATATGGGTTCCCGACCTAATGTTCGGCAACGAAAGAAAGGCTGTTTCTCACGACGTGACGACGGATAACAAGGTCGTGCAGATCACTCCAAATGGATCCGTTTGGTACAGTGTCAg AATAAGCCTGACGCTGCACTGTGATATGGATTTTCACAAGTTCCCGATGGACCAACAAAAGTGTGGGTTGGAGGTCGAGAGCT TTCAGTACACGATAAAGGACTTGGTGTTCCAATGGGTTGAAAACGAACCTGCCGAATTCAACAAGGCACATCTGAAGCTACCCCAGTACAGTCTACGAGACACGACGATCGAAAACTGTACAAAACAGCTGAGCACCG GCTGGTTCACGTGTATCGGCATCACATTCAGACTCGACCGTGAGCTTGGTTACTACCTACTGCAGACTTACATCCCCAGCATTCTACTCATCATCCTATCCTGGGTCTCCTTCTGGATCGACATCAAGGCCTCACCGGCACGGGTGGCGCTCGGCATAACCAGCGTGCTCACCATGATAACGACGCTGAACGGCGTGCGGGAGGACCTACCACATGTCTCCTACATCAAG GCCATTGATGTGTGGTTTGCTATGTGCCTCATCTTTGTTGTCGGCTCTCTCATCGAATATGCCATTGTACACTATCTATCAACAAACAAGCTACGCCTTTGGCGACACAGATCTCCGTCGAAAGTCGAAAag GCTGAAAAATACACGGGCGAATGCTGTGTAAGTATGTCAATCGTCGACCAAAGTCGCTCAGTCCCGGCGTCTCGGTCAGAAGCCAACGGCGAAGGCGTCATCAGCAACGGGGGCAATCCTGAAGCTATATCGTCTATCTCTGGCTCTGCCGCCGAAGAAGGAAGGATTTGGATCCGCGGAAACTGCAGTCGCAAACCGGAGGCGATCTACGACACGGGCAAGAAGGTGGACAACGTGTGTCGGGTAGCGTTCCCTTGTGCATTTGTTCTGTTTAATTTAGGTTACTGGACTTACTATAAGCTGGTGTAG
- the LOC139121318 gene encoding uncharacterized protein, whose product MGRMNVTMLRYLSKEDFRVLTALEMGMKNHEIVPAPLIASIANLKHGGCHKVLRELVKNKLIVYESGRHPGYRLTYPGYDYLALKALATRGALASVGNQIGIGKESDIYIVANDDDEQLVMKLHRLGRTSFRKIKEKRDYHKHRRNASWLYLSRLAAMKEFAFMKALHDRGFPVPKPVDFNRHVVIMELVDGYPFCQVHDLEDPAQVYSDCMDLIVKLASYGLIHSDFNEFNIMLDSEDKVTLIDFPQMVSTSHANAEWYFNRDVQCVRDFFSRRFGYESELYPKFSDVVKTDNLDVAVAASGFTKDQQEELEQGIAEERIDRKTETEGDSTDEEEEEDNDDDDDSDDGNDEDETQREENRGASLESGFTSLGIVKSAESAERTEISAGGEAMGTEVTALSDSSDVELRTSSTDLAGQDEGRLQRDTDDDKGEEDKKRKEGDSNDGEEEEGGEDMEDLSVQNSQHRPFRDEASKPRTRSSPSMSSTTSEATIRPDVIKNKVKRNLLKKQKDQRRRRVAKGEASVTTRKRRDHADTIKHSWSGDWF is encoded by the exons ATGGGTCGAATGAACGTGACGATGTTGAGATATTTGTCAAAGGAAGATTTCAGAGTCCTTACGGCG CTTGAAATGGGTATGAAGAACCATGAGATAGTGCCGGCTCCCCTCATAGCAAGTATAGCCAACTTGAAACATGGCGGATGTCACAAAGTGCTCAGGGAGCTCGTCAAAAATAAACTCATTGTGTATGAAAGTGGAAGAC ACCCTGGCTATAGGCTGACCTATCCCGGCTATGACTACCTGGCTCTGAAAGCCTTAGCGACAAGAGGAGCCCTTGCATCAGTCGGCAACCAGATTGGCATTGGCAAAGAGTCAGACATTTACATCGTtgccaatgatgatgatgagcaGCTTGTCATGAAGCTTCACAG GCTGGGAAGAACATCATTCCGCAAAATTAAGGAAAAAAGAGATTACCACAAACACCGGAGAAATGCTTCCTGGTTGTACTTGTCCCGACTTGCTGCTATGAAGGAGTTTGCATTCATGAAG GCTCTGCATGACCGTGGCTTTCCTGTCCCTAAACCAGTGGACTTCAACAGACATGTTGTAATCATGGAGTTAGTTGATGGCTACCCATT CTGTCAAGTTCACGACCTTGAAGACCCTGCTCAAGTTTACAGCGACTGCATGGATCTTATCGTGAAACTGGCCAGCTACGGCTTGATACACAGCGATTTCAACGAGTTCAACATCATGCTTGACAGTGAAGACAAGGTCACGCTCATAGACTTCCCGCAGATGGTGTCAACGTCGCATGCAAATGCAGAATG GTATTTTAATCGTGATGTCCAGTGTGTAAGAGATTTCTTCTCCAGGAGATTTGGATACGAAAGTGAACTTTATCCAAAATTCAGTGATGTTGT TAAAACTGACAATTTGGATGTTGCCGTGGCAGCCAGTGGATTTACAAAAGATCAGCAAGAGGAGCTAGAACAG GGAATAGCAGAAGAAAGGATTGATAGGAAAACAGAGACGGAAGGAGACAGCACTGATGAAGAGGAGGAAgaggataatgatgatgatgatgatagtgatgatggTAATGATGAGGATGAAACACAACGAGAAGAAAACAGAGGTGCTTCACTTGAAAGTGGCTTTACAAGTTTAGGAATTGTAAAATCTGCTGAGTCAGCTGAAAGGACAGAGATCAGTGCTGGTGGAGAAGCAATGGGCACTGAAGTTACGGCATTATCTGATTCATCTGATGTTGAACTCAGAACTTCTTCAACAGACTTGGCAGGGCAGGATGAGGGGAGATTACAGAGGGACACCGACGATGACAAGGGGGAAGAAGACAAAAAGAGGAAGGAGGGAGACTCAAATGATGGGGAAGAAGAGGAGGGTGGGGAGGACATGGAAGATCTCAGTGTACAGAATTCACAGCACAGGCCGTTCAGGGATGAAGCGTCGAAACCAAGAACACGGAGTAGTCCCAGCATGAGTAGCACCACATCAGAGGCGACAATTCGACCGGACGTGATCAAGAACAAAGTGAAAAGGAACTTGCTGAAGAAACAGAAAGATCAGAGACGAAGGAGAGTAGCCAAAGGAGAGGCCAGCGTCACCACCAGGAAGCGGAGAGATCATGCGGATACTATCAAGCACAGCTGGTCTGGAGACTGGTTCTAG